In one Myxocyprinus asiaticus isolate MX2 ecotype Aquarium Trade chromosome 1, UBuf_Myxa_2, whole genome shotgun sequence genomic region, the following are encoded:
- the LOC127447414 gene encoding IST1 homolog isoform X1, with product MLGGGFKSERLRVNLRLVINRLKLLEKKKTELAQKARKEISDYLSAGKDERARIRVEHIIREDYLVEAMEILELYCDLLLTRFGLIQSMKELDPGLQEAVSTLIWAAPRLQSEIAELKIVSDQLCAKYSKEYGKLCRTNQIGSVNDRLIHKLSVEAPPKILVERYLIEIAKNYNVPYEPDAMVRPEVCTGEEVDLINVDSDFKKPGAGGGGGGGFTAPAVGMPMPMPMPMPMPMPTAFNYPPPKGAEPFNGPVGNYDGFNNFQPPVRGGQPPQLPSCPPTYESINELSIKPSDPSQVIPGPAPSARIYDNTTLPELPSVPDTLPASSFGGNANASDDIDFDDLSRRFEELKKKT from the exons ATGCTTGGTGGAGGATTTAAATCAGAGAGACTTCGTGTCAATCTCAGGCTCGTCATAAACCGCCTCAAACTTCTCGAGAAGAAAAAAA CTGAATTAGCCCAGAAGGCTCGTAAGGAAATCTCAGACTACCTGTCGGCGGGCAAAGATGAGCGTGCGAGGATCAGAGTCGAGCACATCATCAGAGAAGATTATTTGGTGGAGGCCATGGAGATCCTGGAGTTATACTGTGATCTGCTGCTCACCCGCTTTGGCTTAATACAGTCCATGAA AGAACTCGACCCTGGTCTACAGGAAGCAGTGTCCACACTCATCTGGGCTGCACCCCGTCTGCAATCAGAAATCGCAGAGTTGAAGATT GTTTcagaccagctgtgtgccaaatACAGCAAAGAGTACGGAAAGCTTTGCAGGACAAACCAGATCGGATCAGTCAATGATAGG CTTATACACAAACTGAGCGTGGAGGCTCCTCCAAAGATTTTGGTGGAGCGTTACCTCATTGAGATTGCCAAAAACTACAACGTCCCCTACGAACCTGACGCCATGGTTCGG CCAGAGGTGTGTACGGGTGAAGAAGTCGATCTGATCAATGTGGACAGTGACTTTAAGAAGCCTGGAGCTGGTGGAGGTGGTGGAGGAGGGTTCACTGCCCCAGCTGTAGGCATGCCTATGCCTATGCCCATGCCAATGCCGATGCCCATGCCCACAGCATTTAACTACCCACCACCCAAAGGAGCT GAGCCTTTTAATGGTCCAGTTGGCAACTATGATGGCTTTAACAACTTCCAGCCCCCAGTAAGAGGAGGGCAGCCCCCACAGCTCCCCAGCTGCCCCCCCACCTATGAATCT ATCAACGAGTTATCAATCAAACCCTCTGATCCTTCCCAGGTGATCCCAG GCCCAGCCCCGTCTGCTCGGATCTACGACAACACGACCCTTCCTGAGCTTCCGTCTGTTCCTGACACACTTCCTGCATCCTCGTTTGGAGGGAACGCCAACGCATCAGACGACATCGACTTTGACGACCTGTCAAGACGCTTTGAAGAACTCAAAAAGAAGACCTAA
- the LOC127447414 gene encoding IST1 homolog isoform X2: MLGGGFKSERLRVNLRLVINRLKLLEKKKTELAQKARKEISDYLSAGKDERARIRVEHIIREDYLVEAMEILELYCDLLLTRFGLIQSMKELDPGLQEAVSTLIWAAPRLQSEIAELKIVSDQLCAKYSKEYGKLCRTNQIGSVNDRLIHKLSVEAPPKILVERYLIEIAKNYNVPYEPDAMVREPFNGPVGNYDGFNNFQPPVRGGQPPQLPSCPPTYESINELSIKPSDPSQVIPGPAPSARIYDNTTLPELPSVPDTLPASSFGGNANASDDIDFDDLSRRFEELKKKT; the protein is encoded by the exons ATGCTTGGTGGAGGATTTAAATCAGAGAGACTTCGTGTCAATCTCAGGCTCGTCATAAACCGCCTCAAACTTCTCGAGAAGAAAAAAA CTGAATTAGCCCAGAAGGCTCGTAAGGAAATCTCAGACTACCTGTCGGCGGGCAAAGATGAGCGTGCGAGGATCAGAGTCGAGCACATCATCAGAGAAGATTATTTGGTGGAGGCCATGGAGATCCTGGAGTTATACTGTGATCTGCTGCTCACCCGCTTTGGCTTAATACAGTCCATGAA AGAACTCGACCCTGGTCTACAGGAAGCAGTGTCCACACTCATCTGGGCTGCACCCCGTCTGCAATCAGAAATCGCAGAGTTGAAGATT GTTTcagaccagctgtgtgccaaatACAGCAAAGAGTACGGAAAGCTTTGCAGGACAAACCAGATCGGATCAGTCAATGATAGG CTTATACACAAACTGAGCGTGGAGGCTCCTCCAAAGATTTTGGTGGAGCGTTACCTCATTGAGATTGCCAAAAACTACAACGTCCCCTACGAACCTGACGCCATGGTTCGG GAGCCTTTTAATGGTCCAGTTGGCAACTATGATGGCTTTAACAACTTCCAGCCCCCAGTAAGAGGAGGGCAGCCCCCACAGCTCCCCAGCTGCCCCCCCACCTATGAATCT ATCAACGAGTTATCAATCAAACCCTCTGATCCTTCCCAGGTGATCCCAG GCCCAGCCCCGTCTGCTCGGATCTACGACAACACGACCCTTCCTGAGCTTCCGTCTGTTCCTGACACACTTCCTGCATCCTCGTTTGGAGGGAACGCCAACGCATCAGACGACATCGACTTTGACGACCTGTCAAGACGCTTTGAAGAACTCAAAAAGAAGACCTAA